A genomic segment from Aegilops tauschii subsp. strangulata cultivar AL8/78 chromosome 1, Aet v6.0, whole genome shotgun sequence encodes:
- the LOC109772571 gene encoding myb-related protein Hv33, translated as MGRPSSGGVGEPKLRKGLWSPEEDEKLYNHIIRHGVGCWSSVPRLAGLNRCGKSCRLRWINYLRPDLKRGCFSQQEEDNIVALHQIIGNRWSQIASHLPGRTDNEIKNFWNSCIKKKLRQQGLDPATHKPMAAVDTATAALPDVEDEDRKPLAAAADGSLAPKQPAVFDPFPVCADYGAGFTDDLCPANAAALYGQFCGAKEGADEDAGFGPADYSCVLDVPENLGYGESSSNSSNRNYGGEVGSMLDGEVGSVLDGEVLHWAKAETACFAEMERQHDVLLEYEFSLPCQEQSLLANFEFNYF; from the exons ATGGGACGTCCGTCGTCCGGCGGCGTGGGGGAGCCCAAGCTCCGCAAGGGACTGTGGTCGCCCGAGGAAGACGAGAAGCTCTACAACCACATCATCCGGCACGGGGTCGGCTGCTGGAGCTCCGTCCCGAGGCTGGCCGGGCTGAACCGCTGTGGCAAGAGCTGCCGCCTCCGGTGGATCAACTACCTCCGCCCTGACCTCAAGCGCGGCTGCTTCTCGCAGCAGGAGGAGGACAACATCGTCGCGCTCCACCAGATCATCGGCAACAG GTGGTCACAGATCGCGTCGCACCTGCCGGGCCGGACGGACAACGAGATCAAGAACTTCTGGAACAGCTGCATCAAGAAGAAGCTCCGGCAGCAAGGCCTCGACCCCGCCACGCACAAACCCATGGCCGCCGTCGACACGGCCACGGCGGCATTGCCGGACGTGGAAGACGAAGACCGCAAGCCCCTTGCCGCGGCGGCCGACGGCAGCCTCGCTCCGAAGCAGCCGGCGGTGTTCGACCCGTTCCCGGTGTGCGCCGACTACGGCGCTGGGTTCACCGACGACCTCTGCCCGGCGAACGCGGCAGCATTGTACGGCCAGTTCTGCGGTGCAAAGGAGGGCGCGGACGAAGACGCCGGGTTCGGCCCCGCGGACTACAGCTGCGTGCTGGACGTCCCGGAGAACCTGGGCTACGGGGAGAGCTCCAGCAACAGCAGCAACCGGAACTACGGCGGTGAGGTGGGCAGCATGCTCGACGGCGAGGTGGGAAGCGTGCTCGATGGCGAGGTGCTACACTGGGCCAAGGCGGAGACGGCCTGCTTCGCGGAGATGGAGCGGCAGCACGACGTGCTGCTGGAGTATGAGTTCTCGCTGCCCTGCCAAGAGCAGAGCCTCCTCGCAAATTTCGAGTTCAACTACTTCTGA